A window of Mangifera indica cultivar Alphonso chromosome 11, CATAS_Mindica_2.1, whole genome shotgun sequence contains these coding sequences:
- the LOC123229858 gene encoding UDP-rhamnose/UDP-galactose transporter 2-like: MESERKPSAVSDVGAWAMNVISSVGIIMANKQLMSSSGYAFSFATTLTGFHFTVTALVGLVSNATGLSASKYVPMWELLWFSVVANMSIAGMNFSLMLNSVGFYQISKLSMIPVVCVMEWIINNKHYSRKVKMSVVVVVIGVGVCTVTDVKVNAKGFLCACLAVFSTSLQQITIGSLQKKYSIGSFELLSKTAPIQALSLLVLGPFVDYYLNGKFITNYKMSTGAILFILLSCTLAVFCNVSQYLCIGRFSATSFQVLGHMKTLCVLTLGWLLFDSEMTFKNIMGMVLAVVGMVIYSWAVEADRSNARTLPQTKNSLTEEEIRLLKEGVENTPVKDVELSESKG; the protein is encoded by the exons ATGGAAAGCGAGAGGAAGCCGTCAGCGGTGTCAGATGTAGGAGCGTGGGCTATGAACGTCATAAGCTCTGTTGGAATTATCATGGCCAACAAACAGCTCATGTCCTCCTCCGGTTACGCTTTCAGTTTTG CCACAACCTTGACGGGGTTCCACTTCACTGTAACGGCTTTGGTGGGTCTGGTGTCGAATGCAACTGGATTATCCGCATCTAAGTATGTTCCTATGTGGGAGCTTCTCTGGTTCTCTGTTGTGGCTAATATGTCTATTGCTGGCATGAACTTTAGTCTGATGCTCAATTCTGTTGGCTTCTACCAA ATCTCCAAATTGAGTATGATTCCCGTTGTCTGTGTCATGGAATGGATTATTAACAACAAACACTACTCAAGAAAAGTGAAAATGTCTGTTGTGGTTGTTGTTATTGGTGTTGGTGTTTGTACCGTCACTGATGTCAAAGTTAACGCCAAAGGTTTTCTTTGTGCGTGTCTAGCCGTGTTCTCTACATCTTTGCAGCAAATT ACAATAGGCTCCTTGCAGAAGAAGTACTCAATTGGATCTTTTGAATTGTTGAGTAAGACAGCTCCAATTCAAGCCCTTTCTCTCCTTGTTCTTGGTCCATTTGTTGATTACTACCTTAATGGAAAATTTATAACAAACTATAAGATGTCTACCGGGGCCATT ctttttattcttttgtcgtGCACCCTAGCAGTTTTCTGTAATGTGAGTCAGTACCTCTGCATCGGGCGATTTTCAGCAACTTCCTTCCAGGTTTTAGGTCACATGAAAACACTTTGTGTTCTCACATTGGGATGGCTGCTCTTTGATTCTGAGATGACTTTCAAGAACATAATGGGGATGGTTCTTGCTGTTGTGGGCATGGTAATATATAGCTGGGCTGTGGAGGCTGATCGGTCAAATGCTAGGACGTTACCACAAACAAAGAACAGTCTtacagaagaagaaattaggCTTTTGAAGGAGGGAGTGGAAAACACACCAGTGAAAGATGTTGAACTTTCCGAGTCTAAAGGGtag